The Lycium ferocissimum isolate CSIRO_LF1 chromosome 10, AGI_CSIRO_Lferr_CH_V1, whole genome shotgun sequence genome window below encodes:
- the LOC132033648 gene encoding cyclin-D2-1-like produces the protein MAPNKDCLVSSLLCAEDNNIIFCNDDDDVGFGFGFVEDVVENRWYPRNHRNGGQQNKRIYGEECLTTGLPLQSDECLVLMIEKECEHMPLGDYLDRLKNGDLDIGARDEILEWIAKVHSNFNFGPMCAYLAVSYLDRFLSAYDLPKGKEWMMQLLGVACLSLAAKLEETDVPPSLDLQGGDAKFIFEAKTIQRMELLVLSTLKWRMQAITPFSFIDYFLKKINNDQNASRYSINKSIQLILSTQKGIHFLEFKPSVIAAAVAISVAVKTETVDSEKALSALVQHVQKDKVMKCVKLIQDLSLPSDLVKGPIASVQSVPQSPIGVLDAACLSYKTDESGGVGSYANSSHNSPVKKRKLNTPYKVDT, from the exons ATGGCACCCAATAAGGATTGTCTTGTTTCTAGCCTTTTGTGTGCAGAAGAcaacaatattattttttgcaatgacgatgatgatgttggATTTGGGTTTGGGTTTGTTGAGGATGTTGTGGAAAACAGATGGTATCCTAGGAATCATCGAAATGGCGGTCAACAAAACAAGAGGATTTATGGGGAAGAATGTTTGACTACTGGTTTGCCATTGCAGAGTGATGAGTGTTTAGTCTTGATGATTGAAAAGGAATGTGAACATATGCCTCTTGGTGATTACCTTGATAGATTGAAAAATGGGGATTTGGATATTGGTGCTAGAGATGAGATTCTTGAATGGATTGCTAAG GTTcattcaaatttcaattttggtccAATGTGTGCATACTTGGCTGTGAGCTATCTTGATAGATTCCTTTCTGCCTATGACTTGCCT AAGGGCAAAGAATGGATGATGCAATTACTTGGTGTAGCTTGTTTGTCTCTTGCTGCAAAATTGGAGGAAACCGATGTTCCTCCGTCTCTAGATTTACAG GGAGGGGATGCAAAGTTCATATTTGAAGCGAAAACCATACAAAGAATGGAGCTCCTTGTGTTGAGCACATTGAAATGGCGAATGCAGGCTATTACCCCATTCTCATTCATAGATTATTTCCTCAAGAAGATAAATAATGATCAAAATGCTTCAAGAtattcaatcaataaatcaatacAACTCATACTAAGCACacaaaaag GAATTCACTTCTTGGAATTCAAGCCTTCTGTGATTGCAGCAGCAGTAGCAATCTCAGTTGCAGTAAAAACTGAGACAGTAGACAGTGAGAAAGCACTATCTGCTCTAGTTCAGCATGTACAAAAG GATAAAGTGATGAAGTGTGTTAAATTGATTCAAGATTTATCTTTGCCAAGTGATTTAGTTAAAGGTCCAATTGCTTCAGTCCAATCTGTGCCTCAAAGTCCAATCGGTGTGTTGGATGCAGCATGTTTAAGTTACAAAACTGATGAGTCAGGAGGAGTTGGGTCATATGCAAATTCATCACATAATAGTCCAGTTAAGAAGAGAAAGCTAAATACACCTTATAAAGTGGATACTTAg